Proteins encoded together in one Yersinia mollaretii ATCC 43969 window:
- the nuoC gene encoding NADH-quinone oxidoreductase subunit C/D, with protein MTDLTTSDSTQPAWQTRDHLDDPVIGELSNRFGPEAFVVQATRTGMPVVWVKREQLLEIMSFLRKQPKPYVMLFDLHGVDERLRTHRQGLPEADFSVFYHLLSIERNRDIMLKVALSEKDLHVPTATKIFPNANWYERETWEMFGITFDGHPHLTRIMMPQSWEGHPLRKDYPARATEFDPFVLTKQKEDLEMESLTFKPEDWGMKRGTENEDFMFLNLGPNHPSSHGAFRIVLQLDGEEIVDCVPDVGYHHRGAEKMGERQSWHSYIPYTDRIEYLGGCVNEMPYVLAVEKLAGIKVPARVDTIRVMLSELFRINSHLLYISTFIQDVGAMTPVFFAFTDRQKVYDLVEAITGFRMHPAWFRIGGVAHDLPRGWDRLLRDFLDWMPKRLDSYVKAALQNSILKGRSVGVAAYNSKEALEWGVTGAGLRATGVEFDVRKWRPYSGYENFDFEVPIGNNGDCYDRVMLKVEELRQSLRILEQCYKNMPEGPFKADHPLTTPPPKERTLQHIETLITHFLQVSWGPVMPANESFQMVEATKGINSYYLTSDASTMSYRTRIRTPSYAHLQQIPSVIRGSLVSDLIVYLGSIDFVMSDVDR; from the coding sequence ATGACCGATTTAACGACGTCCGACAGCACCCAGCCTGCATGGCAGACCCGTGATCATCTCGATGATCCGGTGATTGGTGAACTGTCGAACCGTTTTGGGCCTGAGGCCTTTGTTGTTCAAGCGACCCGTACCGGGATGCCCGTGGTATGGGTGAAGCGTGAACAATTGCTAGAAATAATGTCGTTCTTAAGAAAACAGCCTAAACCTTACGTCATGCTTTTTGATTTGCATGGTGTGGATGAGCGCCTTCGTACTCACCGCCAGGGGCTTCCTGAAGCGGATTTTTCTGTTTTCTATCATCTGCTCTCCATCGAACGCAACCGCGATATCATGCTGAAAGTGGCACTGTCTGAAAAAGACTTACATGTGCCCACAGCGACCAAAATTTTCCCGAATGCCAACTGGTATGAGCGGGAAACGTGGGAGATGTTCGGTATCACCTTTGATGGTCACCCCCATCTGACGCGCATCATGATGCCGCAGAGTTGGGAAGGCCACCCGCTGCGGAAAGACTATCCAGCGCGAGCCACAGAGTTCGATCCCTTTGTGCTGACCAAGCAGAAAGAGGATCTGGAGATGGAATCGCTGACCTTCAAACCTGAAGATTGGGGCATGAAGCGTGGGACCGAAAACGAGGACTTTATGTTCCTTAACCTCGGCCCGAACCATCCCTCTTCACACGGTGCATTCCGTATCGTGTTGCAGCTTGATGGTGAAGAGATTGTCGATTGCGTGCCGGATGTGGGCTATCACCACCGTGGTGCGGAAAAGATGGGCGAGCGCCAATCTTGGCACAGCTACATTCCTTACACCGACCGTATCGAGTACCTCGGCGGTTGCGTCAACGAAATGCCTTACGTGTTAGCGGTTGAAAAACTGGCCGGTATCAAAGTGCCTGCGCGAGTCGATACCATCCGCGTCATGTTGTCCGAACTCTTCCGCATCAACAGCCACTTGCTCTACATCAGTACCTTTATCCAAGACGTTGGCGCAATGACGCCGGTGTTCTTCGCCTTTACCGACCGTCAGAAAGTCTACGATCTGGTTGAAGCGATCACCGGTTTCCGTATGCACCCGGCTTGGTTCCGTATTGGTGGCGTTGCCCACGACCTGCCGCGTGGCTGGGATCGTCTGCTGCGTGACTTCCTCGACTGGATGCCAAAACGTCTGGATTCCTACGTCAAAGCGGCATTGCAGAACAGCATCCTCAAAGGGCGTTCTGTTGGGGTGGCTGCCTATAATTCCAAAGAAGCATTGGAGTGGGGTGTCACTGGTGCTGGCTTGCGTGCGACGGGAGTTGAGTTTGACGTGCGGAAATGGCGTCCCTATTCCGGTTATGAAAACTTTGATTTTGAAGTGCCTATCGGTAACAACGGCGACTGTTATGACCGCGTGATGCTGAAAGTGGAAGAGTTGCGTCAAAGCCTGCGCATTCTGGAGCAATGTTATAAAAACATGCCAGAAGGGCCATTCAAGGCAGACCACCCACTGACCACACCGCCGCCGAAAGAACGCACGCTTCAACATATCGAAACGCTGATCACCCACTTCCTGCAAGTGTCATGGGGTCCGGTGATGCCAGCTAACGAATCATTCCAGATGGTTGAAGCGACCAAAGGGATCAACAGTTACTATCTGACCAGTGACGCCAGCACCATGAGCTATCGCACTCGGATACGTACCCCAAGCTATGCCCATTTACAGCAGATCCCATCGGTTATCCGTGGCAGCCTGGTATCTGACCTGATTGTCTATCTGGGCAGTATCGATTTTGTAATGTCTGATGTGGACCGCTAA
- the nuoE gene encoding NADH-quinone oxidoreductase subunit NuoE, whose amino-acid sequence MSDQKETQDHKESQRVVDLAVNAAESATTTDVFELSAEERDAIEHEKHHYEDARAASIEALKIVQKQRGWVPDGAIHAIADVLGIPASDVEGVATFYSQIFRQPVGRHVIRYCDSVVCHITGYQGIQAAISKKLSIQPGQTTFDGRFTLLPTCCLGNCDRGPTMMIDDDTHSYLKPEDIEKLLEQYP is encoded by the coding sequence ATGAGTGATCAAAAAGAGACTCAGGATCATAAAGAGAGCCAACGTGTGGTGGACCTGGCAGTCAATGCGGCTGAATCGGCGACCACAACTGACGTTTTCGAGTTGAGTGCTGAAGAACGTGATGCTATCGAGCATGAAAAGCACCATTACGAAGATGCCCGCGCCGCGTCAATCGAAGCACTGAAAATCGTGCAGAAGCAACGTGGCTGGGTGCCGGATGGGGCAATTCACGCCATTGCTGACGTGCTGGGTATCCCGGCCAGTGATGTTGAAGGGGTAGCCACATTCTACAGCCAGATCTTCCGCCAACCGGTAGGGCGTCATGTGATCCGCTACTGTGACAGCGTGGTGTGCCATATCACCGGTTATCAGGGGATTCAGGCCGCAATTTCGAAGAAACTCAGTATTCAGCCGGGCCAAACCACCTTTGATGGCCGCTTTACCCTGCTGCCGACTTGCTGCTTAGGGAATTGTGATCGTGGCCCGACCATGATGATCGACGACGATACCCACAGCTACCTGAAACCTGAAGATATCGAGAAGTTACTGGAGCAATATCCATGA
- the nuoF gene encoding NADH-quinone oxidoreductase subunit NuoF — protein sequence MTTNSGFTKEVIRTPEMHPLTWRLRDDKQPVWLDEYRSKTGYLGAEKALKGMAPPDVVSLVKDAGLKGRGGAGFSTGLKWSLMPKDESMNIRYLLCNADEMEPGTYKDRLLMEQLPHLLVEGMLISAFALKAYRGYIFLRGEYIEAAVNLRRAIAEATEAGLLGKNIMGSGFDFELIVHTGAGRYICGEETALINSLEGRRANPRSKPPFPASSGVWGKPTCVNNVETLCNVPAILEHGVEWYQGITAGKSNDAGTKLMGFSGRVKNPGLWELPFGITAREILEDYAGGMRDGLKFKAWQPGGAGTDFLTADHLDLPMDFENIAKAGSRLGTALAMAVDHEIGMVPLVRNLEEFFARESCGWCTPCRDGLPWSVKILRALERGEGQPGDIETLEQLCRFLGPGKTFCAHAPGAVEPLQSAIKYFREEFEAGIAAKDYGNTRTIAGIQPNLLKARW from the coding sequence ATGACAACTAACTCAGGTTTTACCAAAGAGGTTATCCGTACCCCGGAAATGCACCCGCTGACTTGGCGCTTGCGCGATGACAAACAGCCCGTGTGGCTGGATGAATATCGCAGTAAAACCGGTTATCTGGGCGCTGAAAAAGCCTTAAAAGGCATGGCACCCCCTGATGTTGTTAGCTTAGTCAAAGACGCGGGCCTGAAAGGCCGTGGCGGTGCAGGTTTCTCCACTGGGTTGAAGTGGAGCCTGATGCCGAAAGACGAAAGCATGAACATCCGCTATCTGCTGTGTAACGCCGATGAGATGGAACCGGGCACCTACAAAGACCGCCTGTTGATGGAGCAATTGCCGCATCTGCTGGTGGAAGGGATGCTGATCAGTGCCTTTGCGCTGAAAGCTTACCGTGGCTACATCTTCCTGCGTGGCGAATATATTGAAGCGGCGGTTAACTTGCGCCGTGCGATTGCCGAGGCCACCGAAGCGGGCCTGCTGGGCAAAAATATCATGGGCAGCGGCTTTGATTTTGAGCTGATTGTCCATACCGGTGCGGGTCGTTACATCTGTGGTGAAGAGACCGCACTGATTAACTCGCTGGAAGGCCGCCGCGCCAACCCACGTTCCAAGCCGCCTTTCCCCGCCTCTTCGGGTGTTTGGGGTAAGCCGACCTGCGTGAATAACGTGGAAACTCTGTGCAACGTGCCTGCCATTCTTGAGCATGGCGTGGAGTGGTATCAGGGGATTACGGCCGGTAAGAGTAACGACGCCGGGACCAAACTGATGGGCTTCTCTGGCCGGGTGAAAAATCCGGGTTTGTGGGAGCTGCCGTTTGGCATCACTGCCCGTGAAATTCTGGAAGATTACGCCGGTGGCATGCGCGATGGCTTGAAATTCAAAGCGTGGCAGCCGGGCGGTGCAGGGACTGACTTCCTGACCGCCGACCATCTGGATCTGCCGATGGACTTCGAGAATATCGCCAAAGCAGGCAGCCGTTTAGGGACTGCACTGGCGATGGCGGTAGACCACGAAATTGGCATGGTGCCGCTGGTGCGCAATCTGGAAGAGTTCTTTGCCCGTGAATCCTGTGGCTGGTGTACGCCTTGCCGCGATGGTTTGCCTTGGAGCGTGAAGATCCTACGTGCACTGGAGCGCGGCGAAGGTCAGCCGGGCGACATTGAGACGCTGGAGCAACTGTGCCGTTTCTTAGGGCCGGGCAAAACCTTCTGTGCTCACGCGCCGGGCGCGGTTGAACCCCTACAAAGTGCGATCAAATATTTCCGGGAAGAGTTCGAAGCCGGGATCGCCGCTAAAGACTATGGTAACACCCGAACCATAGCTGGTATTCAACCAAACCTGTTAAAAGCGCGCTGGTAG
- the nuoG gene encoding NADH-quinone oxidoreductase subunit NuoG, which yields MATIHVDGKEYDVNGADNLLQACLSLGLDIPYFCWHPALGSVGACRQCAVKQYQNADDTRGRLVMSCMTPATDGTFISIDDGEAKDFRASVVEWLMTNHPHDCPVCEEGGNCHLQDMTVMTGHSFRRYRFSKRTHQNQDLGPFISHEMNRCIACYRCVRYYKDYADGTDLGVYGAHDNVYFGRTESGTLESEFSGNLVEVCPTGVFTDKTHSERYNRKWDMQFAPSICQQCSVGCNTSPGERYGELRRIENRYNGTVNHYFMCDRGRFGYGYVNRKDRPRQPQQLRGNDWIHLNAEQAMQGAADVLRQAKKTIGIGSPRASLESNFALRELVGAENFYTGIAAGEQQRLQLMLKVLREGGVYTPSLREIESYDAVLILGEDLTQTGARIALSVRQAVKGKAREMAAAQKVADWQIAAIMNIGQHAKHPLFITNVDNTRMDDIAAWNYRAPVDDQARLGFAIAHALDESAPAVDDLAKELKGKVDIIVQALAGARKPLIITGSSAGSDAIIEAAANVAKALKGRGADVGITFVASAANSMGLTMIGGGSLDQALAQLSSGEADTAIVMENDLYRHATKDKVDTALERAANLIVVDHQRTAIMDKASLILSAASFAESDGTLVNQEGRAQRFFQVYDPTYYDDPKKPENHSIMLESWRWLHSLHSTYTSRHVDWTQLDHVIQACVAALPQLEGIVEAAPDATFRIRGQKLARSPIRYSGRTAMRADISVHEPRQPQDIDTPFAFSMEGNNSPLADRQQIPFAWAPGWNSPQAWNKFQAEVGGNLRFGDPGVRLIEAGEGTLGYFDSVPAAFSATAESWQIAPYYHLFGSEEMSQRADVIQQRMPEPYVMVNPADAAQLGVNLGTLVEFNCAGQTLRLPVRLSETLAQGQVGLPLGLPGIPPILVGARVENLREAGL from the coding sequence ATGGCTACGATACATGTAGACGGCAAAGAATACGACGTAAACGGGGCCGACAACCTGTTACAGGCTTGTCTCTCCCTGGGACTCGATATTCCTTACTTTTGCTGGCATCCGGCGCTGGGAAGCGTCGGCGCTTGCCGCCAATGTGCGGTAAAGCAATACCAAAACGCCGATGACACCCGTGGGCGTTTGGTCATGTCCTGTATGACCCCGGCCACTGATGGAACCTTTATTTCCATTGATGACGGTGAAGCCAAAGATTTCCGTGCGAGTGTGGTTGAATGGTTGATGACAAACCACCCACACGATTGCCCGGTCTGTGAAGAGGGGGGGAATTGTCATCTGCAAGATATGACAGTGATGACCGGACACAGTTTCCGCCGCTATCGCTTCAGTAAACGTACTCACCAGAATCAGGATCTCGGCCCGTTCATCTCCCATGAAATGAACCGCTGTATCGCCTGTTATCGCTGCGTGCGCTACTACAAAGATTATGCTGATGGCACTGATTTAGGTGTCTACGGTGCGCACGATAACGTCTACTTTGGTCGTACTGAGAGCGGCACGCTGGAAAGCGAGTTCTCCGGTAACTTGGTCGAAGTGTGCCCGACCGGCGTATTCACCGATAAAACCCATTCCGAGCGCTATAACCGTAAATGGGATATGCAGTTCGCACCGAGTATCTGCCAGCAGTGCAGTGTGGGGTGTAACACTAGCCCAGGCGAGCGCTATGGTGAATTGCGTCGGATTGAAAACCGCTATAACGGCACCGTGAACCACTACTTTATGTGTGACCGTGGTCGCTTTGGTTATGGCTACGTCAACCGCAAAGACCGCCCACGTCAGCCGCAGCAACTGCGTGGCAACGACTGGATTCACCTTAACGCCGAACAGGCGATGCAAGGTGCGGCGGATGTTTTGCGTCAGGCGAAGAAAACCATCGGTATCGGCTCACCGCGCGCCAGTTTGGAAAGCAACTTTGCGCTGCGTGAATTGGTCGGTGCGGAAAACTTCTACACCGGTATTGCGGCAGGTGAGCAACAACGCCTGCAACTGATGCTGAAAGTGCTGCGCGAAGGCGGAGTTTATACGCCGTCGCTGCGCGAAATTGAGAGCTACGATGCGGTGCTGATTCTGGGTGAGGACTTGACCCAGACTGGCGCGCGTATTGCGCTCTCGGTTCGTCAGGCGGTGAAAGGCAAAGCCCGCGAAATGGCCGCAGCACAAAAAGTGGCTGATTGGCAGATTGCCGCCATCATGAACATTGGTCAGCACGCGAAACATCCGCTGTTTATCACCAATGTGGATAATACCCGCATGGATGATATCGCGGCGTGGAACTACCGTGCGCCAGTGGATGATCAAGCCCGTTTAGGCTTCGCCATCGCCCACGCGCTGGATGAATCTGCACCAGCGGTTGATGATTTGGCGAAAGAGCTGAAAGGCAAAGTGGATATCATCGTGCAGGCGTTGGCTGGTGCGAGAAAACCACTGATCATTACCGGCAGCAGTGCGGGCAGCGATGCCATCATTGAAGCCGCAGCCAACGTGGCGAAAGCCCTAAAAGGCCGTGGCGCAGACGTCGGCATCACCTTTGTTGCCAGTGCAGCCAATAGCATGGGCTTGACCATGATTGGCGGCGGTTCACTGGATCAAGCGCTGGCGCAGTTGTCCAGCGGTGAAGCAGATACTGCTATCGTGATGGAGAATGACCTCTATCGCCATGCGACGAAAGATAAGGTTGATACCGCGCTGGAGAGAGCCGCTAACCTGATTGTGGTGGATCATCAACGCACCGCGATTATGGATAAAGCCAGCTTGATCCTGTCGGCTGCCAGCTTTGCTGAAAGTGACGGTACACTGGTCAATCAGGAGGGCCGCGCTCAGCGCTTCTTCCAAGTCTATGACCCAACCTATTACGACGACCCGAAAAAGCCGGAAAACCACAGCATCATGCTGGAGAGCTGGCGTTGGTTGCACTCCCTGCACTCAACTTACACCAGTCGCCATGTGGACTGGACCCAGTTAGATCACGTGATTCAAGCTTGTGTCGCGGCTTTGCCACAGCTGGAAGGTATTGTTGAAGCGGCACCGGATGCCACTTTCCGCATTCGTGGGCAGAAACTGGCACGTTCGCCTATCCGCTACAGTGGTCGTACCGCGATGCGCGCTGATATCAGTGTGCACGAACCGCGTCAGCCGCAAGATATCGACACGCCGTTTGCCTTCTCGATGGAAGGGAACAACAGCCCACTGGCCGATCGTCAGCAGATTCCATTTGCTTGGGCGCCGGGCTGGAACTCACCGCAAGCTTGGAACAAATTCCAAGCCGAAGTGGGGGGGAACCTGCGCTTTGGTGATCCGGGTGTGCGTCTGATTGAAGCAGGGGAGGGAACGCTCGGTTACTTTGATTCTGTTCCCGCCGCCTTTAGCGCGACCGCTGAAAGCTGGCAGATTGCCCCTTACTACCATCTGTTTGGTAGCGAAGAGATGTCCCAACGCGCTGATGTGATCCAACAACGGATGCCAGAGCCTTATGTGATGGTCAACCCAGCCGATGCAGCGCAGTTAGGGGTTAACCTCGGTACGCTGGTGGAGTTCAACTGTGCGGGTCAAACTTTACGTTTGCCAGTGCGCTTGAGTGAAACCTTGGCTCAAGGTCAGGTCGGCTTGCCGCTTGGCTTACCGGGGATTCCACCGATTCTGGTGGGTGCGCGCGTTGAGAATCTGCGGGAGGCAGGACTATGA
- the nuoH gene encoding NADH-quinone oxidoreductase subunit NuoH has translation MSWFTPELIEILISVLKAVVILLVVVTCGAFMSFGERRLLGLFQNRYGPNRVGWGGSLQLVADMIKMFFKEDWVPKFSDRAIFTLAPVIAFTSLLLSFAIVPVSPTWAVADLNIGILFFLMMAGLAVYAVLFAGWSSNNKYSLLGAMRASAQTLSYEVFLGLSLMGVVAQAGSFNMQDIVNSQEHVWNVIPQFFGFLTFAIAGVAVCHRHPFDQPEAEQELADGYHIEYSGMKFGLFFVGEYIGIVTVSALIVTLFFGGWQGPFLPPFIWFALKTAFFMVMFILIRASLPRPRYDQVMSFGWKVCLPLTLLNLLATAAVILYNAQ, from the coding sequence ATGAGCTGGTTTACCCCTGAATTGATTGAGATTTTAATCTCAGTCCTGAAAGCGGTGGTGATTCTGTTGGTGGTTGTCACCTGTGGCGCATTTATGAGCTTCGGTGAACGTCGCCTGCTGGGCCTGTTCCAGAACCGTTATGGACCAAACCGCGTGGGTTGGGGCGGGTCATTGCAGCTGGTCGCTGACATGATCAAAATGTTCTTCAAAGAGGACTGGGTACCGAAGTTCTCTGACCGGGCTATCTTTACGCTGGCCCCGGTTATTGCCTTTACCTCGCTGCTGCTCTCTTTCGCCATTGTCCCGGTCAGCCCGACCTGGGCGGTTGCGGATCTCAATATCGGCATCTTATTCTTCCTGATGATGGCGGGGCTGGCGGTTTACGCCGTGCTGTTCGCCGGTTGGTCCAGTAATAACAAATACTCTCTGTTAGGGGCGATGCGTGCTTCAGCGCAAACCCTGAGCTACGAAGTGTTCCTCGGCCTATCTTTGATGGGCGTGGTAGCACAGGCGGGTTCATTTAACATGCAGGATATTGTTAACTCTCAGGAGCACGTCTGGAATGTGATCCCGCAATTCTTTGGTTTCTTAACCTTTGCTATTGCAGGCGTTGCAGTTTGTCACCGTCATCCCTTTGACCAGCCAGAAGCTGAACAAGAGTTGGCCGATGGTTACCACATTGAATATTCCGGCATGAAATTCGGTCTGTTCTTCGTCGGTGAATACATTGGTATCGTGACCGTCTCTGCTCTGATCGTCACCTTGTTCTTCGGGGGTTGGCAAGGTCCGTTCCTGCCGCCATTTATCTGGTTTGCGCTGAAAACGGCTTTCTTCATGGTGATGTTCATTCTGATCCGTGCGTCCTTGCCGCGCCCACGTTATGACCAAGTGATGTCATTCGGCTGGAAAGTTTGCCTGCCGTTGACCCTGCTGAATCTGCTGGCGACTGCCGCGGTCATTTTGTACAACGCTCAATAA
- the nuoI gene encoding NADH-quinone oxidoreductase subunit NuoI, translating into MTLKELVVGFGTQVRSLWMIGLHAFHKRETQMYPEEPVYLPPRYRGRIVLTRDPDGEERCVACNLCAVACPVGCISLQKAEQKDGRWYPEFFRINFSRCIFCGLCEEACPTTAIQLTPDFEMGEFKRQDLVYEKEDLLISGPGKYPEYNFYRMSGMAVDGKPKGEAENEAKPIDVKGLMP; encoded by the coding sequence ATGACGTTGAAAGAGTTAGTGGTTGGTTTCGGCACCCAAGTGCGCAGCCTGTGGATGATTGGCCTTCATGCCTTCCACAAGCGCGAAACCCAAATGTATCCGGAAGAGCCGGTTTACCTGCCGCCGCGCTACCGTGGCCGTATTGTGCTGACGCGCGATCCGGACGGTGAAGAGCGCTGCGTGGCCTGTAACTTGTGTGCCGTCGCTTGCCCTGTGGGCTGTATCTCTCTGCAAAAAGCAGAGCAGAAAGATGGCCGCTGGTATCCGGAGTTCTTCCGCATCAACTTCTCCCGCTGCATTTTCTGTGGTTTGTGTGAAGAGGCTTGCCCGACAACCGCTATCCAGCTAACGCCGGATTTCGAAATGGGTGAGTTTAAGCGTCAAGATCTGGTGTATGAGAAAGAAGATCTGTTGATCTCGGGTCCGGGTAAATATCCGGAATATAACTTCTACCGGATGTCCGGTATGGCGGTTGACGGCAAGCCGAAAGGCGAAGCCGAAAATGAAGCCAAACCGATTGACGTTAAAGGTCTGATGCCTTAG
- the nuoJ gene encoding NADH-quinone oxidoreductase subunit J — translation MEFAFYIAALVAVVATIRVITHTNPVHALLYLIISLLAISAVFFSLGAYFAGALEIIVYAGAIMVLFVFVVMMLNLGNVEQQERDWLKPTLWIGPGLLALVLLSVLIYAISSVTDSGISGEMVDAKAVGISLFGPYVLAVELASMLLLAGLVVAFHIGREHKPGDVLGASDSAKRKTEEQA, via the coding sequence ATGGAATTTGCATTTTATATTGCAGCATTGGTGGCAGTGGTGGCGACTATTCGCGTTATCACCCACACCAACCCGGTACATGCGCTGCTGTACCTGATTATTTCGTTGTTAGCTATCTCTGCGGTGTTCTTCTCGCTGGGGGCTTACTTTGCCGGTGCGCTGGAGATCATCGTTTACGCGGGGGCCATTATGGTGCTGTTCGTGTTTGTGGTGATGATGCTGAACTTGGGCAATGTCGAGCAACAAGAGCGCGATTGGCTGAAACCGACCCTGTGGATCGGCCCCGGCTTACTGGCGCTGGTGCTGCTGTCGGTACTGATTTACGCCATTAGCTCGGTAACGGATTCCGGGATCAGCGGCGAAATGGTCGATGCCAAAGCGGTCGGTATTAGCCTGTTTGGCCCTTATGTGCTGGCGGTTGAACTGGCGTCAATGCTGCTGTTGGCCGGTCTGGTGGTTGCCTTCCATATCGGGCGCGAGCATAAGCCGGGCGACGTGCTGGGCGCGAGCGATTCAGCGAAAAGAAAAACGGAGGAACAAGCATGA
- the nuoK gene encoding NADH-quinone oxidoreductase subunit NuoK, translating into MIPLQHGLILAAILFVLGLTGLLIRRNLLFMLISLEVMINAAALAFVVAGSYWGQADGQVMYILAITLAAAEASIGLALLLQLYRRRHTLNIDTVSEMRG; encoded by the coding sequence ATGATCCCTCTACAACATGGCCTGATTCTGGCGGCCATCCTGTTTGTGCTAGGGCTGACGGGGTTGCTGATTCGTCGCAATCTGCTGTTTATGCTGATAAGCCTTGAGGTGATGATCAACGCAGCGGCGCTCGCTTTTGTAGTGGCGGGCAGTTATTGGGGTCAGGCTGACGGTCAGGTGATGTATATCCTGGCGATCACGCTGGCGGCAGCGGAGGCCAGTATTGGTCTGGCACTGCTGTTACAGCTCTATCGTCGCCGCCATACTCTGAATATCGATACAGTCAGTGAGATGCGCGGATGA
- the nuoL gene encoding NADH-quinone oxidoreductase subunit L has translation MNLLYLTILLPLLGFLLLAFSRGRWSENTAATVGVGSIGLTALVTLYVAVDFLSQKATGVQVFNQTLWNWMSVGTFNIPLTLTLDGLSLTMLSVVTGVGFLIHMYASWYMRGEEGYSRFFAYTNLFIASMVVLVLADNLMLMYLGWEGVGLCSYLLIGFYYTNPANGAAAMKAFIVTRVGDVFLAIALFILYQELGTLNIRELMVLAPQQLEMGSTAITWATLMLLGGAVGKSAQLPLQTWLADAMAGPTPVSALIHAATMVTAGVYLIARTHGLFLMAPEVLHLVGIIGAVTLVLAGFAALVQTDIKRVLAYSTMSQIGYMFLALGVQAWDAAIFHLMTHAFFKALLFLSSGSVILACHHEQNIFKMGGLRKTIPLVYICFLVGGAALAALPVVTAGFYSKDEILWGALASGHINLMVAGLVGAFLTALYTFRMIFIVFHGEPKTKAHPVKGITHSLPLIVLLVLSTFVGALITPPLAGVLPELHFGEEGKMPLEIFSGVLVVIGIALAAFLYLGKRQLVNSIAQSAPGRFFTVWWFHAWGFDWLYHKVFVRPYLWIAKLIQRDPLNSLMNTPAILSRWSNRGLTVSENGQVRWYVASMGLGAVVVLALLLFV, from the coding sequence ATGAATCTATTATATTTAACAATTCTGCTGCCACTGCTGGGCTTCTTGCTGTTGGCATTCTCCCGTGGGCGCTGGTCTGAAAATACCGCCGCCACTGTCGGGGTGGGATCGATTGGTCTGACTGCGCTGGTGACACTCTATGTCGCAGTGGACTTCCTCAGTCAAAAGGCGACCGGGGTTCAGGTGTTTAACCAAACACTGTGGAACTGGATGTCTGTTGGCACCTTCAACATTCCGTTGACCCTGACACTGGATGGCTTGTCGCTGACCATGCTGTCAGTGGTGACTGGCGTGGGCTTCCTGATCCACATGTATGCCTCATGGTATATGCGTGGGGAAGAGGGCTACTCCCGCTTCTTCGCCTACACCAACCTGTTTATCGCGAGCATGGTGGTTCTGGTGCTGGCGGATAACCTGATGCTGATGTATCTCGGCTGGGAAGGCGTGGGCTTGTGCAGTTACCTGCTGATTGGTTTCTACTACACCAATCCGGCTAACGGCGCAGCGGCGATGAAAGCCTTTATCGTGACCCGCGTGGGTGACGTGTTCTTGGCAATCGCACTGTTCATCCTCTACCAAGAGCTGGGCACACTGAACATCCGTGAGCTGATGGTGTTGGCACCGCAGCAACTGGAGATGGGTTCAACCGCCATAACTTGGGCGACGCTGATGCTTCTCGGTGGTGCGGTCGGTAAATCGGCACAGTTACCACTACAGACGTGGTTGGCTGATGCGATGGCTGGCCCGACACCGGTTTCCGCGCTGATCCATGCGGCGACCATGGTGACGGCGGGTGTCTATCTGATTGCCCGTACTCACGGTCTGTTCTTGATGGCACCTGAAGTGCTGCATCTGGTGGGGATTATCGGCGCAGTCACCTTGGTGCTGGCGGGTTTTGCGGCACTGGTGCAAACCGATATCAAACGGGTGTTGGCCTACTCCACCATGAGCCAAATTGGCTACATGTTCTTGGCGCTGGGCGTTCAGGCGTGGGATGCGGCTATCTTCCACCTGATGACTCATGCCTTCTTTAAAGCGTTACTGTTCCTCTCCTCCGGTTCAGTGATTCTGGCCTGTCACCACGAGCAAAATATTTTCAAAATGGGCGGTTTGCGTAAAACCATTCCATTGGTCTATATCTGCTTCTTGGTGGGCGGTGCGGCGTTGGCAGCACTGCCAGTGGTCACCGCAGGCTTCTACAGTAAAGACGAAATTCTGTGGGGCGCATTGGCCAGTGGCCATATCAATCTGATGGTCGCCGGGCTGGTTGGGGCATTCCTCACCGCGCTCTACACCTTCCGTATGATTTTCATTGTGTTCCACGGCGAGCCAAAAACCAAAGCGCATCCGGTCAAAGGGATCACCCACAGCCTGCCACTGATTGTGTTGCTGGTGCTGTCGACCTTTGTTGGCGCACTGATAACCCCTCCACTGGCGGGCGTATTGCCAGAGCTTCACTTTGGTGAAGAGGGCAAAATGCCGCTGGAAATCTTCTCCGGCGTGTTGGTGGTAATCGGTATTGCGCTGGCCGCATTCCTGTATCTGGGCAAACGTCAACTGGTCAACAGCATTGCGCAAAGTGCGCCGGGCCGCTTCTTTACGGTCTGGTGGTTCCATGCGTGGGGCTTCGACTGGCTCTACCATAAGGTGTTTGTCCGCCCCTATCTGTGGATTGCAAAACTGATACAGCGTGATCCGCTGAACTCACTGATGAATACCCCGGCGATACTTTCGCGCTGGAGTAATCGCGGTCTGACCGTCAGTGAAAATGGACAGGTGCGTTGGTATGTCGCGTCTATGGGTTTGGGTGCAGTCGTCGTACTGGCTCTGTTGCTTTTCGTTTAA